One stretch of Mus pahari chromosome 5, PAHARI_EIJ_v1.1, whole genome shotgun sequence DNA includes these proteins:
- the Tuba4a gene encoding tubulin alpha-4A chain → MRECISVHVGQAGVQMGNACWELYCLEHGIQPDGQMPSDKTIGGGDDSFTTFFCETGAGKHVPRAVFVDLEPTVIDEIRNGPYRQLFHPEQLITGKEDAANNYARGHYTIGKEIIDPVLDRIRKLSDQCTGLQGFLVFHSFGGGTGSGFTSLLMERLSVDYGKKSKLEFSIYPAPQVSTAVVEPYNSILTTHTTLEHSDCAFMVDNEAIYDICRRNLDIERPTYTNLNRLISQIVSSITASLRFDGALNVDLTEFQTNLVPYPRIHFPLATYAPVISAEKAYHEQLSVAEITNACFEPANQMVKCDPRHGKYMACCLLYRGDVVPKDVNAAIAAIKTKRSIQFVDWCPTGFKVGINYQPPTVVPGGDLAKVQRAVCMLSNTTAIAEAWARLDHKFDLMYAKRAFVHWYVGEGMEEGEFSEAREDMAALEKDYEEVGIDSYEDEDEGEE, encoded by the exons CGCGAGTGCATTTCAGTCCATGTGGGGCAGGCAGGTGTCCAGATGGGCAATGCCTGCTGGGAGCTCTACTGTCTGGAACATGGGATTCAGCCTGATGGGCAAATGCCCAGTGATAAGACCATTGGTGGAGGGGATGACTCCTTCACCACCTTCTTCTGTGAAACTGGAGCTGGAAAACATGTGCCTCGGGCCGTCTTTGTGGACCTGGAGCCTACTGTAATCG ATGAGATCCGAAATGGCCCATACCGCCAGCTCTTCCACCCAGAGCAGCTTATCACTGGGAAAGAAGATGCGGCCAACAACTATGCCCGTGGTCACTACACCATTGGCAAGGAGATCATCGACCCAGTGCTGGACCGGATCCGCAAGCTG TCTGATCAGTGCACAGGACTTCAGGGCTTCCTAGTATTCCACAGCTTTGGAGGAGGCACTGGCTCTGGATTCACCTCTCTGCTGATGGAGCGGCTTTCTGTTGACTACGGCAAGAAGTCCAAGCTGGAATTCTCCATCTACCCAGCCCCACAAGTGTCCACGGCTGTAGTGGAGCCCTACAACTCCATCCTGACCACCCATACCACCCTGGAACACTCAGACTGTGCCTTCATGGTGGACAACGAGGCCATTTATGACATATGCCGTCGTAACCTGGATATTGAGCGCCCAACCTATACCAACCTCAACCGCCTCATCAGCCAAATTGTCTCCTCCATCACAGCTTCCTTGCGCTTTGATGGGGCCCTCAATGTGGACCTGacagagttccagaccaacctggtGCCCTACCCTCGAATCCACTTCCCCTTGGCTACCTATGCACCAGTCATTTCTGCAGAGAAGGCCTACCATGAGCAGCTGTCAGTGGCAGAAATCACCAATGCCTGTTTTGAGCCTGCCAACCAGATGGTGAAATGTGACCCTCGGCACGGCAAGTACATGGCCTGCTGCCTGCTGTACCGTGGAGATGTGGTGCCCAAGGATGTGAATGCTGCCATAGCTGCCATCAAGACAAAGCGCAGCATCCAGTTTGTGGACTGGTGCCCCACAGGTTTCAAGGTTGGTATCAACTACCAACCACCCACAGTGGTGCCTGGGGGTGACCTGGCCAAGGTGCAGCGTGCTGTGTGCATGCTGAGCAACACAACCGCCATTGCTGAAGCCTGGGCCCGTCTGGACCACAAGTTTGACTTGATGTATGCCAAGAGGGCTTTTGTACACTGGTATGTGGGTGAGGGAATGGAGGAGGGGGAGTTCTCTGAGGCTCGAGAGGATATGGCTGCCCTGGAAAAAGATTATGAGGAAGTAGGCATCGACTCctatgaggatgaggatgagggagaagagtAG